A stretch of the Lactuca sativa cultivar Salinas chromosome 9, Lsat_Salinas_v11, whole genome shotgun sequence genome encodes the following:
- the LOC128129084 gene encoding uncharacterized protein LOC128129084, with product MYALNGLPPTYVLSLKERSMLKEQKRGLQTSNYDTSSSPTVLATEHKSRSTNSSNNISRSINGSCSGGRQNRGGGSGGRGDRSGRGVVVAHLVLKAALVIFLRGWGSSIPWSVYYPLQRGMLLTPRSPAHWPAAQWTNQSSSHAPSTQLPWNQPSQAQQQALFCNGQPTTNFSGWPNSPYASSNQATLLPHAFTTMNLHDPGTADWYMHTGVTAHLNADPGILKSFSNKCNNSNFSVSVGNGSRIPITETGLFNETNSSTMR from the exons CTTCAAACATCTAACTATGATACTTCCTCTTCACCTACCGTTCTTGCTACCGAGCACAAATCTCGATCCACAAACTCCTCCAATAACATATCTCGTAGCATCAATGGCTCCTGCAGTGGTGGTAGACAGAATCGTGGCGGTGGCAGCGGTGGAAGAGGAGATCGCTCTGGTAGAGGGGTCGTGGTCGCTCATCTGGTCCTAAAGGCGGCACTAGTAATTTTTTTGAGGGGCTGGGGATCATCGATTCCTTGGTCTGTCTACTACCCACTTCAACGTGGCATGCTTCTAACTCCACGATCTCCGGCCCACTGGCCAGCAGCCCAATGGACTAATCAATCCAGCTCTCATGCGCCTTCCACTCAACTTCCTTGGAATCAGCCTTCTCAAGCCCAGCAACAAGCTCTATTCTGTAATGGACAGCCCACTACCAATTTTTCTGGCTGGCCCAATTCTCCCTATGCTTCGTCGAATCAAGCTACCCTTTTACCACATGCTTTCACCACTATGAATCTTCATGATCCGGGAACTGCAGACTGGTACATGCACACTGGTGTCACCGCTCACCTTAACGCCGACCCAGGTATTCTCAAGTCCTTTAgcaataaatgtaataattctAATTTCTCAGTTTCAGTCGGTAATGGATCTCGCATTCCCATCACAGAAACAG GACTTTTTAACGAAACAAATTCTTCTACGATGCGATAG